The proteins below are encoded in one region of Haloterrigena turkmenica DSM 5511:
- a CDS encoding 3-oxoacyl-ACP synthase II, with protein sequence MEREVAITGLGAVMPLGTIGTETQDRLYSEERGGSRITRFTLEEAGLRTTIACEVDEAPPIPWDTTSEVSPDE encoded by the coding sequence ATGGAACGAGAAGTCGCGATTACCGGTCTCGGCGCCGTGATGCCTCTCGGAACCATAGGAACCGAAACCCAGGACAGACTCTATAGTGAAGAACGTGGTGGCAGCCGTATCACCCGGTTTACCCTCGAAGAAGCAGGGCTGCGAACGACGATTGCCTGTGAAGTCGACGAGGCACCGCCTATCCCATGGGACACGACATCGGAGGTGTCCCCCGATGAGTGA
- a CDS encoding acyl carrier protein: MVDTTDIDAQIETIIADRLRVDPDSFDDSTAFEGETLNVESLDIVELAEAIEAELGVYIPDEDLADLERVGDLKEYVRERI; this comes from the coding sequence ATGGTTGATACGACTGACATAGACGCGCAAATCGAAACGATCATCGCTGACAGACTACGTGTTGACCCGGACTCGTTCGACGATTCGACCGCGTTCGAGGGAGAGACGCTGAACGTCGAATCGCTCGATATCGTCGAACTCGCTGAAGCGATCGAAGCAGAACTCGGCGTCTACATCCCCGACGAGGATCTCGCGGATCTCGAGAGAGTGGGTGACCTCAAAGAGTACGTCAGAGAGCGCATCTGA
- a CDS encoding quinone oxidoreductase family protein has translation MDAIHVPEYGGPEVLELVDVEIPDPDDGEVRIDVRAAGVNFADIEKRRGNYPDGPTPPYRPGMEVAGVVEATGSGTDLAAGDRVAALTSSGGYAEYTVVSTDAIVPYPERLSFASGTALPVQWLTAHNVLFEWGGLRSGERVLITAGAGGVGTAAVQLAATAGATVIAAASSEEKRDLVRDLGANRAIEYSAIDGVSVDLALDGVGGRTFTDAVEALVPGGRIVTYGMASGRVPTVATPRLFFQNKSVIGYHLEEALERAPEQVLSAIPELVDSVSDSSIEVVVGDTIPFSRASEAHRRLQQRESRGKLVLVP, from the coding sequence ATGGACGCAATTCATGTTCCTGAGTACGGTGGTCCGGAGGTCTTGGAGCTCGTTGATGTCGAGATTCCCGATCCCGATGACGGGGAGGTCCGGATCGATGTTCGCGCAGCAGGAGTTAATTTCGCTGACATCGAGAAGCGACGAGGAAATTATCCTGACGGACCGACTCCACCGTACCGTCCAGGGATGGAGGTTGCTGGCGTTGTCGAGGCGACAGGATCTGGTACCGACCTCGCAGCCGGCGATCGCGTTGCAGCACTCACGTCCAGCGGGGGATACGCCGAGTATACGGTCGTTTCAACCGACGCGATCGTCCCATACCCTGAAAGGCTCTCGTTCGCTTCGGGAACTGCGCTTCCAGTTCAGTGGTTGACTGCACACAACGTGCTGTTTGAATGGGGCGGGTTGCGGTCCGGCGAGCGCGTGCTGATCACCGCTGGTGCGGGCGGCGTCGGAACGGCAGCAGTCCAGCTTGCGGCTACCGCCGGAGCGACAGTCATCGCGGCGGCGAGCAGCGAAGAGAAGCGCGATCTCGTCCGCGATCTCGGCGCGAACCGAGCCATTGAATACTCGGCGATCGACGGCGTATCGGTCGACCTCGCGCTAGACGGCGTCGGCGGCAGGACGTTTACTGATGCTGTCGAGGCGCTCGTCCCTGGCGGGCGCATCGTCACGTACGGGATGGCCAGCGGTCGCGTCCCGACGGTTGCGACGCCGCGATTATTCTTTCAGAATAAGTCGGTCATCGGGTATCACCTCGAAGAGGCGCTCGAACGCGCACCCGAACAGGTGCTCTCGGCCATCCCGGAACTGGTTGATTCCGTTTCTGATAGCTCTATCGAGGTCGTCGTCGGAGACACGATCCCCTTCTCTCGGGCAAGCGAGGCACATCGACGCCTCCAGCAGCGAGAGAGCCGCGGCAAGCTGGTGCTAGTTCCGTAA
- a CDS encoding Gfo/Idh/MocA family protein → MIGDGIGIGIVGLGGMGNLHARSVQELGATIVAGADLVSEQRNQFADKFGARTYETHEELVTDGAVDAVIVTTPNRFHEPIAVTALEAGCHVLVEKPLAHTLESAERIAEAAAREDGICMVGFHNRHAASMAMFDEQHASGRFGELTHVEANYVRRRGVPGPGSWFTSPELAGGGALLDIGVHALDLALYALDFPEVVEVSGVTRTAFGTSEEYADPEGFGDNWDAESETYEVDDSVSAFIRCADGQTISLEAAWAANREESMDFRIRGTQSGAQFTIGDTDLQILEAGTAGCDHYADVNLNGDSTVTGYGEQDGRFLEAIATAGVPETNTIEEALTVQRVIDAIYRSSESDRTIQLTEASNKQMVQLD, encoded by the coding sequence ATGATCGGCGACGGGATTGGGATCGGAATCGTCGGCCTCGGCGGTATGGGCAATCTCCATGCTCGAAGCGTACAGGAACTCGGCGCTACTATCGTCGCTGGCGCAGACCTCGTCTCGGAACAGCGCAATCAATTCGCAGACAAGTTCGGTGCACGGACGTATGAGACCCACGAAGAACTCGTTACTGACGGGGCGGTCGACGCAGTCATCGTGACGACTCCCAACCGGTTTCACGAACCGATCGCCGTCACAGCCCTCGAGGCTGGCTGTCACGTTCTCGTCGAGAAACCGCTCGCACACACGCTGGAAAGTGCCGAACGGATCGCCGAGGCAGCGGCCCGGGAAGACGGCATCTGTATGGTCGGCTTTCACAATCGCCACGCCGCGTCGATGGCCATGTTCGACGAACAGCACGCGAGTGGCCGCTTTGGCGAGCTCACCCACGTTGAAGCCAATTACGTGCGCCGACGCGGCGTCCCCGGCCCCGGATCCTGGTTCACCAGTCCCGAACTCGCCGGCGGCGGAGCCCTGCTCGATATCGGGGTCCACGCGCTCGATCTCGCGCTCTACGCGCTGGACTTCCCTGAGGTCGTCGAAGTGAGCGGTGTCACACGAACTGCGTTCGGCACCAGCGAGGAGTACGCCGACCCCGAGGGCTTCGGCGACAACTGGGACGCCGAGAGCGAGACCTACGAGGTCGACGACTCCGTCAGCGCCTTTATCCGCTGTGCCGACGGTCAGACCATCTCGCTCGAGGCCGCCTGGGCGGCCAACCGTGAAGAGAGCATGGACTTCCGCATCCGCGGCACGCAGTCAGGGGCTCAGTTCACCATCGGCGATACGGATCTGCAAATTCTCGAAGCTGGAACGGCCGGTTGTGATCATTACGCTGACGTCAATCTGAACGGTGACTCCACTGTGACTGGCTACGGCGAGCAAGACGGACGGTTTCTCGAGGCGATCGCAACGGCAGGTGTCCCGGAGACGAACACGATTGAGGAGGCCTTGACCGTCCAGCGTGTGATCGACGCGATCTACCGCTCGAGCGAGTCGGATCGGACGATCCAGCTTACGGAGGCCTCGAACAAACAGATGGTACAACTCGACTGA
- a CDS encoding NADH-ubiquinone oxidoreductase-F iron-sulfur binding region domain-containing protein — MLGACGWRRPTSVADHKAAGGFAPSDAETVLNVGSSLNGRGWEDLCQDDSLAETWRTARATDGDPVVVVNGHGSPADTLLLSSAPFEVLDGASVLANTVAADRIVVYASSEDDTAVKTASSAVDTYPDPAAPMEVVTGPKEYRAAEPTMAIEAIEGNHRLEARLRPPGPERLGLDGRPTLVHTPRTLAHLAVGLREGIEEQTRVMTVRGDVDAVATVELSETRKLSELVNTVGVDGSFKAACVGGRFGGITRDLDVEIGLEALDNADLGTDGIVDVLSDAQCLVEFVGQRASFAAEENCGRCVPCREGTAQLTLLLRNVYDGDFDAQAIDELGRVMASSSICAFGERAGRPARTAIEAFTSEFEAHAEGRCPAGTCLEPLEA, encoded by the coding sequence GTGCTCGGGGCGTGCGGCTGGCGACGTCCGACGAGCGTCGCAGACCACAAGGCCGCCGGCGGATTCGCTCCGAGTGATGCGGAAACGGTATTGAATGTCGGCAGCTCCCTGAACGGTCGCGGGTGGGAAGATCTCTGTCAGGACGACTCTCTCGCCGAGACGTGGCGAACAGCCCGCGCGACAGATGGCGATCCGGTTGTCGTGGTGAACGGTCACGGATCACCCGCTGACACGCTTTTGCTTTCCAGCGCGCCGTTTGAGGTCCTTGACGGCGCGTCGGTTCTTGCGAACACCGTCGCCGCCGACCGAATCGTCGTCTACGCGTCGTCGGAGGACGATACTGCGGTCAAGACAGCTAGTTCAGCAGTCGACACCTACCCGGATCCCGCAGCCCCGATGGAGGTCGTCACCGGTCCCAAGGAGTACCGGGCAGCCGAGCCGACGATGGCGATCGAAGCCATAGAGGGGAACCACCGACTGGAAGCTCGCCTCCGACCTCCAGGACCAGAACGCCTGGGGCTCGACGGTCGGCCGACGCTCGTTCATACGCCGCGGACGCTTGCACACCTCGCCGTGGGCCTGCGCGAAGGCATTGAAGAACAAACGCGCGTGATGACCGTCCGCGGCGATGTCGACGCCGTTGCGACGGTGGAGCTCTCGGAGACACGTAAGCTGTCGGAACTAGTCAATACTGTCGGTGTTGATGGATCGTTCAAGGCCGCTTGCGTCGGCGGCCGATTCGGCGGGATCACCCGTGACCTTGATGTCGAGATTGGATTAGAAGCCCTCGATAACGCCGACCTCGGAACCGATGGAATCGTCGATGTCCTCTCTGACGCCCAGTGTCTGGTCGAGTTCGTCGGCCAGCGTGCGAGCTTCGCTGCCGAGGAGAACTGCGGCCGATGCGTGCCATGTCGGGAGGGAACGGCGCAGTTGACGTTGTTGCTCCGGAACGTCTACGACGGCGATTTCGACGCTCAAGCCATTGATGAACTGGGTCGTGTGATGGCTAGTTCAAGCATCTGCGCGTTCGGTGAGCGGGCAGGTCGACCCGCCCGGACCGCCATCGAAGCGTTCACATCGGAGTTCGAGGCGCACGCAGAGGGTCGCTGTCCCGCGGGAACCTGTCTCGAGCCACTGGAGGCCTAA
- a CDS encoding SDR family NAD(P)-dependent oxidoreductase — protein MSEGRFAGEVAVVTGGTRGIGLATAERLAAGGARTIVTYHSNEEAAADAAATLDSYDAPTAVKQFDVSDFESVIEAFERITDEHGRPTVLVNNAGRMDNGLVVRMGPEQWSSVLETNLTGAFYCTREAARRMLRGEGGRIVNVASVAGLSGWTGQANYAASKAGLIGLTRAVARELGDRSIRVNAVAPGYVDTQLYEEHIDDGEVTDDRIASGRAADPAEVADVIAFLASEEASYVNGAVYRVDDGFIS, from the coding sequence ATGAGTGAGGGTCGTTTCGCGGGTGAGGTCGCAGTCGTCACCGGCGGTACCCGCGGGATCGGATTAGCGACCGCCGAACGCCTCGCGGCCGGCGGAGCACGGACAATCGTTACCTACCACTCGAACGAGGAGGCTGCGGCGGACGCCGCGGCTACCCTCGATTCCTACGACGCACCGACCGCAGTCAAACAGTTCGACGTGAGCGACTTCGAGTCGGTCATCGAGGCTTTCGAGCGAATCACGGACGAACACGGCCGTCCGACGGTGCTAGTCAACAACGCCGGACGAATGGACAACGGATTAGTCGTTCGGATGGGTCCCGAGCAATGGTCATCGGTCCTCGAGACCAACTTGACGGGGGCGTTCTACTGTACCCGCGAGGCAGCCCGGCGGATGCTCCGCGGCGAAGGCGGGCGAATCGTTAACGTCGCTAGCGTCGCGGGGCTCAGCGGGTGGACGGGGCAGGCGAATTACGCCGCGAGCAAGGCCGGTCTGATTGGGCTCACGCGGGCAGTCGCCCGTGAACTCGGTGATCGATCAATCCGGGTAAACGCAGTCGCGCCAGGATACGTCGATACCCAGCTGTACGAGGAACACATCGATGATGGCGAAGTGACCGACGACCGGATCGCATCTGGACGAGCCGCTGATCCCGCGGAGGTTGCGGACGTAATTGCGTTCCTCGCGAGCGAAGAGGCGTCCTACGTCAACGGCGCAGTGTATCGCGTCGACGACGGGTTTATTAGTTGA
- a CDS encoding ACP S-malonyltransferase: MNQDERNATLADTAFIFPGQGSQESGMGKAFYEAWPEMQTAFDRLDSALDIDLYELCFRRETEELTRPRNAQPALLAAGYATYAGLTSRFAVMPAYVAGHSLGHFTALAAAGVASPTDLVDVVRRRGRFMERAEREAGPGTMLAVLLADPDIVADACRDRDDVSVALYNGPRQTVISGTTEGVEAVQATLSDSATVRFRELQVGAAFHSPVMAPAVDRLEEVFTEISLEEATIPIVSDVSGKVYTDPTVARQDLTSQITASVDWVSVVEELQQRGVTRYVEFPPAGVLTSLVDRMHSDTECYTLETPADAQELFT, from the coding sequence ATGAACCAAGACGAACGAAACGCAACGCTCGCGGATACGGCGTTTATTTTCCCCGGACAGGGAAGCCAAGAATCCGGAATGGGGAAAGCGTTCTACGAGGCGTGGCCGGAGATGCAAACGGCCTTCGACCGTCTCGACAGCGCACTCGACATTGACTTATACGAACTCTGTTTTCGACGGGAGACGGAAGAACTCACGCGACCACGCAACGCTCAGCCGGCTCTCCTGGCGGCCGGATACGCGACATATGCTGGTCTCACGTCCCGGTTTGCGGTGATGCCCGCCTACGTTGCCGGCCACAGCCTAGGTCACTTCACCGCCCTCGCGGCCGCCGGCGTGGCGTCACCGACCGATCTCGTTGACGTCGTTCGTCGGCGTGGGAGATTCATGGAACGCGCCGAACGAGAGGCGGGGCCGGGGACGATGCTGGCAGTGTTGCTCGCCGACCCAGATATCGTCGCCGACGCCTGTAGAGACCGCGACGACGTGAGCGTAGCACTGTACAACGGACCGCGACAGACCGTGATCAGCGGGACTACCGAGGGAGTAGAGGCCGTTCAGGCTACACTCTCTGACTCTGCGACGGTGCGGTTCCGCGAACTCCAAGTCGGTGCGGCGTTTCATTCCCCGGTCATGGCACCCGCTGTTGACCGTCTCGAGGAGGTGTTTACGGAGATATCACTAGAGGAGGCAACGATACCGATCGTCTCGGACGTTTCGGGGAAGGTATACACTGATCCAACTGTCGCCCGTCAGGATCTCACGAGCCAGATCACGGCGTCCGTCGACTGGGTTAGCGTTGTCGAAGAATTACAACAGCGCGGCGTCACTCGCTACGTCGAGTTCCCACCGGCTGGCGTCCTTACAAGTCTCGTTGACCGTATGCACTCAGATACCGAGTGTTACACGCTCGAGACGCCCGCTGACGCACAGGAGCTGTTCACGTGA
- a CDS encoding archaea-specific SMC-related protein, giving the protein MMNESNEEKQDVSRSTTLSVTNIGGIDETEVTFQNGVTILAGRNATNRTSLLQGLMAALGSERVSLKADADEGHAALEFGDEIYRRTLERRNGTVVTDGDPYLKDPELADLFAFLLETNEARQAVARGDDLQELIMRPVDTDEIQAEIERLEGRKREIDDQLEELEQLETRLPDLEAKRKRVSDEIESLEDELETAQAELEEANVDVDERREEQSELEERLEDLRETRSELDRVRERIETERESIDALEDEREEVQERLESLSTGDDDDIGRIEAEIETLQEEKAELSGEISQLQSTIQFNNQLLEEGESVLPETDGGTDTESDGSITDQLVAEEETVTCWTCGSSVAREQIETTVDQLQKVRKERLEERSEISSELEERRETLSKINENRTEYRQTQRRLDSIDDEIERRHDRIDDLTADREELTTEIDDLEAEIDDLESPDQSDVLDQQKEVNQLEFELERKERERDEITDEIASIEERLEERSTLEARREDVTDELTDLRTRIDQIEETAVESFNEHMENLLEILEYENLDRIWIDRTTQEVREGRRKVTKSSFDLKIVRSTDSGAAYEDTITHLSESEREIIGLVFALAGYLVHDVYETLPFMLLDSLEAIDAERIATLLEYFESHVPYLVVALLHEDAQAVDEDTQITEI; this is encoded by the coding sequence ATGATGAACGAATCGAACGAAGAGAAACAGGACGTGTCGAGGAGTACGACGCTTTCAGTCACTAATATCGGTGGAATCGACGAAACAGAGGTGACGTTCCAAAATGGAGTGACGATACTCGCCGGTCGGAACGCGACGAATCGGACGTCACTCCTTCAGGGACTTATGGCGGCACTTGGGAGCGAACGCGTCAGTCTCAAAGCCGACGCCGACGAGGGCCACGCAGCGCTCGAGTTCGGTGACGAAATCTATCGACGAACGCTCGAGCGGCGCAACGGCACGGTCGTCACTGACGGCGACCCCTACCTCAAGGACCCCGAACTCGCGGACCTGTTCGCGTTCCTGCTCGAGACGAACGAGGCGAGACAGGCTGTCGCCCGCGGTGACGACCTCCAGGAACTGATCATGCGGCCCGTCGATACCGACGAAATTCAGGCCGAAATCGAACGTCTCGAGGGGCGCAAACGCGAAATCGACGATCAACTCGAGGAACTCGAGCAACTCGAAACACGGCTCCCCGATCTCGAGGCAAAGCGCAAGCGCGTCAGCGACGAGATCGAATCGTTGGAGGACGAACTCGAGACTGCGCAAGCGGAACTCGAGGAGGCCAACGTCGACGTCGACGAACGACGCGAGGAGCAGTCCGAACTCGAGGAGCGACTCGAGGACCTCCGCGAGACGCGCTCGGAACTCGACCGTGTCCGCGAGCGCATCGAGACCGAGCGCGAGAGCATCGATGCCCTCGAGGACGAACGAGAGGAGGTTCAGGAACGACTCGAGTCGCTCTCGACGGGCGACGACGACGACATCGGTCGCATTGAGGCAGAAATCGAGACGCTCCAGGAGGAAAAGGCCGAACTCTCCGGTGAGATCTCCCAGCTCCAAAGCACCATCCAGTTCAATAACCAACTCCTCGAGGAGGGTGAGTCGGTCCTGCCGGAAACCGACGGCGGTACCGACACTGAGAGCGACGGCTCGATCACCGATCAACTGGTCGCCGAGGAGGAGACGGTCACCTGCTGGACCTGCGGCTCGTCGGTCGCCCGGGAACAGATCGAAACCACCGTCGACCAGCTCCAGAAAGTCCGCAAGGAACGTCTCGAAGAGCGCTCAGAGATCAGTTCCGAACTCGAGGAGCGCCGGGAGACGCTGTCGAAGATCAACGAAAATCGCACCGAGTACCGCCAGACCCAGCGGCGCCTCGATTCGATCGACGACGAGATCGAGCGTCGCCACGACCGGATCGACGATCTGACCGCCGACCGCGAGGAACTCACCACCGAGATCGACGACCTCGAGGCCGAAATTGACGACCTCGAGAGTCCCGACCAGAGCGACGTGCTCGACCAACAAAAGGAAGTCAACCAGCTCGAGTTCGAACTCGAGCGTAAGGAACGGGAACGCGACGAGATTACCGACGAAATCGCATCGATCGAGGAGCGGCTTGAGGAGCGATCGACGCTCGAGGCCCGCCGCGAGGACGTCACCGACGAACTGACGGATCTCCGGACGCGGATCGACCAGATCGAGGAGACCGCCGTGGAGAGCTTCAACGAGCACATGGAGAACCTCCTCGAGATCCTCGAGTACGAAAACCTCGACCGGATTTGGATCGACCGCACCACGCAGGAGGTCCGCGAGGGCCGCCGGAAAGTCACCAAGTCGTCGTTCGATCTCAAAATCGTGCGGAGCACCGACTCCGGTGCGGCCTACGAGGACACGATCACGCACTTGAGCGAGAGCGAACGCGAAATAATCGGCCTCGTGTTCGCGCTCGCGGGGTACCTCGTCCACGACGTCTACGAGACGCTGCCGTTCATGCTACTCGACTCTCTCGAGGCGATCGATGCCGAACGGATTGCGACGCTGCTCGAGTACTTCGAGTCCCACGTGCCCTATCTCGTCGTGGCGCTGCTGCACGAGGACGCCCAGGCGGTCGACGAGGACACCCAAATCACGGAGATCTGA
- a CDS encoding beta-ketoacyl-[acyl-carrier-protein] synthase family protein translates to MDRDVVVTGIGMVTPLGMTADETWEDVCAGTTATGPITRFDPDEAAIQSRIACEINGSLAEQTSNDRIDDRTMGRYTQFAVTAAAEAIADAGFDPDAPSWRPSRIATSIASTFGGLSEIEAATGQRPSPRFLITALANLAAGHVSMCFDARGPNRSPGTACAAGTHAIADAVADIRTGRADVAIAGGTEAPITPLGVAGFDAMRALSTRNDVPERASRPFDADRDGFVLAEGCAILVLEERSRAAERGVTPYAAITGSGLTADAHHPTRPAEGGRGLQRSLERALEDATLEPDAVDHVNAHGTSTPTGDAREAEALRSVFDTVPPVASVKGALGHTLSGAGALESAIVALAIADRTIPPTVNYETPDPACDLPIVTDACETSLDAVVTTSAGFGGTNGALVFEQS, encoded by the coding sequence ATGGACCGAGACGTCGTCGTGACCGGCATCGGTATGGTCACACCACTCGGAATGACCGCTGACGAAACCTGGGAGGATGTGTGTGCAGGTACCACCGCCACGGGGCCAATTACGCGGTTCGATCCCGACGAAGCGGCCATTCAATCGCGGATTGCGTGCGAAATTAATGGCAGTCTGGCGGAGCAGACGAGCAATGACCGGATCGATGACCGGACGATGGGCCGGTATACCCAGTTCGCCGTTACCGCGGCCGCGGAAGCGATCGCCGATGCCGGGTTCGATCCCGATGCGCCCTCGTGGAGACCGAGTCGAATAGCTACCAGTATCGCTTCGACGTTCGGCGGGCTTTCGGAAATCGAGGCGGCCACCGGCCAGCGTCCGTCGCCACGTTTTCTCATCACCGCACTTGCAAATCTCGCGGCCGGCCACGTTAGCATGTGTTTCGACGCACGGGGTCCGAACCGATCACCTGGGACGGCCTGTGCAGCCGGTACTCACGCGATTGCCGATGCAGTCGCCGACATCCGAACGGGACGCGCTGACGTTGCGATCGCCGGGGGTACCGAGGCCCCGATCACCCCGCTCGGCGTCGCGGGATTCGACGCGATGCGGGCGCTCAGCACCCGAAATGACGTGCCGGAACGAGCAAGTCGTCCGTTCGACGCCGATCGAGACGGGTTCGTCCTCGCTGAAGGGTGTGCGATTCTCGTCCTCGAAGAGCGTAGTCGTGCGGCCGAACGTGGCGTGACACCGTATGCGGCTATTACAGGCTCCGGATTGACTGCCGATGCCCATCATCCGACACGGCCAGCGGAAGGCGGGCGTGGTCTCCAGCGGAGCCTCGAGCGCGCACTCGAGGACGCAACTCTGGAGCCAGACGCTGTCGATCACGTGAACGCACACGGAACGAGTACACCGACCGGTGACGCCCGTGAAGCCGAGGCACTCCGGTCCGTTTTCGACACCGTGCCACCAGTCGCGAGCGTCAAAGGCGCGCTCGGTCACACGCTCAGCGGTGCTGGGGCCCTCGAGAGTGCAATCGTCGCTCTGGCGATCGCCGACCGGACGATTCCACCGACGGTGAACTATGAGACACCGGATCCGGCGTGCGATCTCCCGATCGTGACCGACGCTTGCGAGACGTCTCTCGACGCCGTTGTGACCACGTCTGCGGGCTTCGGTGGGACTAACGGCGCGCTCGTCTTCGAGCAATCATGA
- a CDS encoding ribonucleotide-diphosphate reductase subunit beta: MSEESPVSPLESSGLNEHPKRLVRSAIEYHWDPAAIDVRADQEAVSELSRVEFTRLRGLLAQFGAGERAVTTDLAPLAVVLDGSDEQRYIATQLYDEARHTELFDRYWKRVIRPEEESRGLIPTEPMADRWSHDDYRELFDRTSNAMARLLERDTSETRARAFCHYHLTVEGILAQTAYRWVETRYSGELEAVPELPGLVNGFRYLRRDEGRHVSFGVTKVRKLVDKGVDPETIVETIDELVPLVETTIDQMVRDGSIGADRNGILNRIDTARDRRLEQVGVVPSKRT, encoded by the coding sequence ATGTCCGAGGAATCCCCCGTCTCACCTCTAGAATCATCGGGCTTGAACGAGCACCCCAAACGGCTTGTCCGCTCGGCAATCGAATACCATTGGGACCCGGCAGCGATCGACGTTAGGGCGGATCAAGAGGCAGTCAGTGAGTTATCTCGTGTTGAGTTCACTCGATTACGCGGGCTGCTCGCACAATTCGGAGCGGGCGAACGGGCCGTAACCACGGACCTCGCACCGTTGGCAGTCGTCCTTGACGGCTCCGATGAGCAGCGCTATATCGCCACACAGCTATACGACGAAGCCCGACATACGGAACTGTTCGATCGATACTGGAAGAGAGTTATCCGGCCGGAGGAGGAATCACGCGGCCTCATCCCGACTGAACCCATGGCTGACCGATGGAGTCACGACGACTATCGGGAGCTGTTCGACCGAACGTCCAATGCGATGGCCCGACTCTTAGAACGGGACACCTCCGAAACTCGTGCTCGGGCGTTCTGTCACTATCACCTCACAGTCGAAGGAATCCTCGCTCAGACCGCCTACAGGTGGGTCGAAACACGATATAGTGGAGAACTCGAAGCAGTCCCCGAACTTCCAGGTCTAGTGAACGGGTTCAGGTACCTCCGTCGCGACGAGGGACGGCACGTCAGCTTCGGCGTGACGAAGGTTCGCAAGCTAGTCGACAAAGGCGTTGACCCGGAGACGATTGTTGAAACGATAGACGAACTCGTGCCACTAGTTGAGACGACGATCGACCAGATGGTCCGCGATGGCAGCATAGGTGCGGACCGAAATGGGATACTCAACAGGATCGACACAGCGCGCGACCGGCGGCTTGAACAGGTCGGAGTCGTACCATCCAAGAGGACATAG
- a CDS encoding holo-ACP synthase, which yields MTMNERDDRNDETAFQIDSDSDSAPLDESRFGTRRISDGDFVVRHGVDLVSIERIASLLAEFGESFQCRVFTASERTYCEKQGTPPQHYAARWAAKEAFYKTLDTESPAIPLDSIEVIRERTGPQLRLEPPAARALDEMLDRRNVCPETTDIAVSLSHDRSAEYAIGSVTVFGVETGATDQ from the coding sequence ATGACGATGAACGAGAGAGACGACAGGAACGACGAGACGGCGTTTCAGATCGATTCTGACAGTGATTCTGCGCCACTCGATGAATCCCGGTTCGGGACTCGCCGAATCAGTGACGGTGACTTCGTCGTTCGACACGGCGTTGATCTCGTTTCGATCGAACGAATCGCTTCGCTTCTCGCGGAATTCGGCGAATCGTTCCAGTGCCGCGTGTTCACAGCGTCAGAGCGCACTTATTGTGAGAAGCAGGGAACGCCACCCCAGCACTATGCTGCACGGTGGGCGGCTAAAGAGGCGTTCTACAAAACACTCGATACCGAATCGCCTGCGATTCCGCTCGATTCGATCGAGGTTATTCGTGAACGGACAGGCCCTCAGCTCAGGCTTGAACCGCCCGCCGCCAGAGCGCTTGATGAGATGCTCGACCGAAGGAACGTCTGTCCCGAGACGACAGATATTGCTGTCAGTCTAAGCCATGACCGAAGCGCTGAGTATGCCATCGGTTCCGTGACCGTCTTCGGCGTCGAAACGGGTGCCACCGATCAATGA